AACCAGGATGTCCCTCACACCCTCAGAACCTGACCTGCCTGTTTCAGAAGATTTTGGGGAGTACATGCGCTCTCGTTTAACCCAGTCGAAACGACCAGACCATGAACATCTATGTGCCGTCATCGAGGAATTATCAAAAACTCTGGCTGAAGATAATCATAGTCGGACACCTGTTGCTTACTTTGCGGCCACATGCAGTTCGCTGAACAGCATCTTGTCGGGTGATGGTCAACCGTCTTTGGATGTCGTCCAGCCACATGTTGTTATCCTTTCCCTTGTGTTCCCTAAAGTCTCAGCAGGAATACTGAGTAGGAATGGGTTGGCTTTGCGTCTTGTCCTTGACGTTCTGGATCTAGAATCAGCCACGCCTGAGTGCTTGATGTCGGGATTGAAGTGTTTGGTTCACCTTCTCACAACTGTTGAGTCCATTACGGGGAACGAATTCTCTAATTCCTGCAGCATCTTGCTGAGTTTTGTAATCCATTCAGATGGAAAggtaaatttaaaaatacacagGTGCTGATGATTTGGTTCTGCGTCAGACTTTgatgattttcttcttttaaatccAGGTAAGAAAGCTAGCAAACTCGGGTCTCCGTGATGTCCTGCTGAAATCCCATGGAACACAGGCCTGGCAATCAGTCAGTGGAGCAATTGCAGAAATGTTCCAGGGATGTTTAGACCTTGCCCATCACTCGGAATTGGGTTCTTCAGAAGGAGCCAGGGGAGCGAAGCAAGTGCTTTACATTCTGACCACTCTAAAAGAGTGCTTGGCCTTGATGTCTCAACAGCACATTGCTACTCTGATTGAGGGCTTTCAGGTGCTGATGATTCTGCGCGATCCATACATTACAAGGCCAGTGATAGACTCTTTAAATGCACTTTGTCTCAATCCAACCGCCGACGTTCCAGTTGAGGCGCTGGTCGAAGTGCTGTCGCTTGCAGCTGGACTGTTCTCTGGACATGAAACATCTGCTGATACCATGACCTTTACAGCACGTTTGTTGAAAGTTGGGATTACTAGGACTTTTTCCATAAACAGAGATCTTTGTGTGGTTAAACTTCCTTCTGTGTTCAATGGTCTGAAAGGTATGCTGTTGTATCTGCTTCATTCTGCTTTTTCGGTTTCAGAATTTCTCGAACACACTGCTCTTATCAATGTGGTTTATCCTACCGTTTACATGATTTTTGTGCTTCTTTTGGCAGATATTCTTGCATCTGAACACGAGGAGGCAATCTTTGCAGCAACTGATGCATTGAAGAGTTTGATATTTTCATGCATTGACGAAAGGTTGATCAGAGAAGGTGTCAACGGAATCCGGAATTCAAACTTGAATGCAAGGATGTCTAGTCCAACAGTCATTGAAAAGCTGTGTGCAACGGTTGAGAGCTTGCTTGATTACAGGTTTCATGCAGTCTGGGATATGGCTTTTCAAATTGTTTCAGCGATGTTCGATAAATTAGGTAACTATTATTTTTACTCTTgacttttcatttgtttcttgttgaatATTATTCCTTTCTGAGATTCTGACTCTTGTGCCTTTAGGGAGTTATTTGGCCCAGTTATTTGCTAATCCTTTCACACAATTTTCAGGTGACGATTCTCCATATTTTCTGAGGAAGACCCTCGAGGACTTATCAGATATGCAAGATTTACCTGATGAAGGCTTTCCTTATCGGAAGCAGGTAactgtactttttttttcctggagTGTAATGATCATCTGCTGGATTCTATTTTACATTAGAAATGATAGTGATGTCATTTGCAATCTCTTTTCTTGGCTTCATCATTGGACCCGAAGTTCAGCTGATGACTATATAGTATTTTGTCTGCATCGTTGCAGAAATATAATAGTCTTTACGATAGAACGTCAGTAATGATATTAGGCTACTTATATGGTGATTTGTACGAAGAAATGAAATGCTGCGTGCATATGCAACTATGTCGATACGTATTGGCCTGCTTTGATTTCATATTGAAGTCTCAAAATGCTTGATCTTTTGGCTACAGTtcctttgtaaacttttttctgCTTTTTGTTGACTTGGTGGGGATCTTGTGCTGTTAGTACAGCAGTTCGATACATGAAATATCTGTACTGTTATGTGGAGGTGCTCTCATATTTGGTTAGAAAGAATGATTCTATGATTCGAGATGATGCAATCATGTCGATGTATTAGGTCTTGCCTCTGTTAGTCATGTTCTGTAATGTCCTGACTGATGTTATCTTTGTTGGCGATCTCTAGTTGCATGTATGTGTAGGATCAGCCGTTGGTGCTATGGGGCCTGAAACATTTTTGAGCGTTGTACGTTTAAACCTTGAAGCTAGTGATCTGTCTGAGGTAAAAGTTTGGCTCTTCCCAATCTTGAAGCAGTACACAGTTGGAGGACGCCTGAGTTTCTTCACAGAGACTATTTTTAGAATGATAGAAACAATGAGCCAAAAAGCTCAACAGGTAATTTTTATTGTATCCTGCTGTTTGATATattcttgtttttatattttttaatatttgctaGTTGTTGGTGATGACAGCTCAAGCTACAAGGTCTTCCTGGAGCATCCTGGAGTGTTGATTCTCTCGTATATTCATTATGGGCTTTGTTACCTTCATTCTGTAATTATCCCGTGGATACTGTGGAGAGTTTTGCCGATCTGGGGCGAATATTATGTGGAGTTCTTCAAACACAGGCTGAGACCCGTGGAATTATATGCGCCAGTTTGAATATTCTGATTCAACAGAATAAGGAAGTTGTTGAGGGGAAAGAAATATCTATTAATGAAGCTAGTCCTGCTATGCAACGAGCAGTAGCTCGTTATGATTCACAGCATGCAGCAGCTAATTTGAAAGTTTTGCGGTTGTGTGCTCCGAAATTATTGGATCTTTTGTCAAGGATATTTCATGAATCTGGCAAAGATGATGGCGGTTCTCTTCAGGTAATTAACAACCTTCGAGGGAAGGGTACTCACTTGCCTTACATCATAAAATGATGGGTTGCAATTTAATATCACTTAGTTAAATGTCACCAGAACTTNATTGGCCTGCTTTGATTTCATATTGAAGTCTCAAAATGCTTGATCTTTTGGCTACAGTtcctttgtaaacttttttctgCTTTTTGTTGACTTGGTGGGGATCTTGTGCTGTTAGTACAGCAGTTCGATACATGAAATATCTGTACTGTTATGTGGAGGTGCTCTCATATTTGGTTAGAAAGAATGATTCTATGATTCGAGATGATGCAATCATGTCGATGTATTAGGTCTTGCCTCTGTTAGTCATGTTCTGTAATGTCCTGACTGATGTTATCTTTGTTGGCGATCTCTAGTTGCATGTATGTGTAGGATCAGCCGTTGGTGCTATGGGGCCTGAAACATTTTTGAGCGTTGTACGTTTAAACCTTGAAGCTAGTGATCTGTCTGAGGTAAAAGTTTGGCTCTTCCCAATCTTGAAGCAGTACACAGTTGGAGGACGCCTGAGTTTCTTCACAGAGACTATTTTTAGAATGATAGAAACAATGAGCCAAAAAGCTCAACAGGTAATTTTTATTGTATCCTGCTGTTTGATATattcttgtttttatattttttaatatttgctaGTTGTTGGTGATGACAGCTCAAGCTACAAGGTCTTCCTGGAGCATCCTGGAGTGTTGATTCTCTCGTATATTCATTATGGGCTTTGTTACCTTCATTCTGTAATTATCCCGTGGATACTGTGGAGAGTTTTGCCGATCTGGGGCGAATATTATGTGGAGTTCTTCAAACACAGGCTGAGACCCGTGGAATTATATGCGCCAGTTTGAATATTCTGATTCAACAGAATAAGGAAGTTGTTGAGGGGAAAGAAATATCTATTAATGAAGCTAGTCCTGCTATGCAACGAGCAGTAGCTCGTTATGATTCACAGCATGCAGCAGCTAATTTGAAAGTTTTGCGGTTGTGTGCTCCGAAATTATTGGATCTTTTGTCAAGGATATTTCATGAATCTGGCAAAGATGATGGCGGTTCTCTTCAGGTAATTAACAACCTTCGAGGGAAGGGTACTCACTTGCCTTACATCATAAAATGATGGGTTGCAATTTAATATCACTTAGTTAAATGTCACCAGAACTTGTTCGTCTTTGTGTTATAATAACTGTTCTTGTCTACTTTCAGTCTGCGATAGGCAACTTGGCTTCTATAGCGGAGAAAAAGACTGTTTCGAAGCTACTTTTCAAGACTCTGCGAGAGCTTTTAGAGGCTACCAAAACTGACATTGCACAAGATGAAAGCTCTGTTAGTGGGATGGACGTTGATAACACCACAGACAAAAATTCTTCTTCCAACTCAAGGTACTGTTTTCCAATTTGTGTTTCTAGTTGCTTAGTTGCTACTGCCAATATTGACCCTATAATCTGCATTTCATTTCAGGGCAAGGTTGTTTGATCTATTAGTTTCACTTTTACCTGGTTTGGATGGTCAAGAAGTTGATACCATATTTAGTTCTCTGAAGCCTGCATTGCAGGTTTGTAAATTGATCTATTGTATTGAACGATTTATTGTTCTTGGTGTGGCTGTGATTTATCTCTTACATGaagatgagtttttttattgaattgtaAGAACGATGGGTATATACTAATATGGATTGTAACTGCAGGATCCTAAGGGCCTAATTCAGAAGAAAGCGTACAAAGTTCTTTCAATCATCTTGAAGGTATTACTTTCCTTGCCTGCCTTAAGATTACAATCTTCGATTNNNNNNNNNNNNNNNNNNNNNNNNNNNNNNNNNNNNNNNNNNNNNNNNNNNNNNNNNNNNNNNNNNNNNNNNNNNNNNNNNNNNNNNNNNNNNNNNNNNNNNNNNNNNNNNNNNNNNNNNNNNNNNNNNNNNNNNNNNNNNNNNNNNNNNNNNNNNNNNNNNNNNNNNNNNNNNNNNNNNNNNNNNNNNNNNNNNNNNNNNNNNNNNNNNNNNNNNNNNNNNNNNNNNNNNNNNNNNNNNNNNNNNNNNNNNNNNNNNNNNNNNNNNNNNNNNNNNNNNNNNNNNNNNNNNNNNNNNNNNNNNNNNNNNNNNNNNNNNNNNNNNNNNNNNNNNNNNNNNNNNNNNNNNNNNNNNNNNNNNNNNNNNNNNNNNNNNNNNNNNNNNNNNNNNNNNNNNNNNNNNNNNNNNNNNNNNNNNNNNNNNNNNNNNNNNNNNNNNNNNNNNNNNNNNNNNNNNNNNNNNNNNNNNNNNNNNNNNNNNNNNNNNNNNNNNNNNNNNNNNNNNNNNNNNNNNNNNNNNNNNNNNNNNNNNNNNNNNNNNNNNNNNNNNNNNNNNNNNNNNNNNNNNNNNNNNNNNNNNNNNNNNNNNNNNNNNNNNNNNNNNNNNNNNNNNNNNNNNNNNNNNNNNNNNNNNNNNNNNNNNNNNNNNNNNNNNNNNNNNNNNNNNNNNNNNNNNNNNNNNNNNNNNNNNNNNNNNNNNNNNNNNNNNNNNNNNNNNNNNNNNNNNNNNNNNNNNNNNNNNNNNNNNNNNNNNNNNNNNNNNNNNNNNNNNNNNNNNNNNNNNNNNNNNNNNNNNNNNNNNNNNNNNNNNNNNNNNNNNNNNNNNNNNNNNNNNNNNNNNNNNNNNNNNNNNNNNNNNNNNNNNNNNNNNNNNNNNNNNNNNNNNNNNNNNNNNNNNNNNNNNNNNNNNNNNNNNNNNNNNNNNNNNNNNNNNNNNNNNNNNNNNNNNNNNNNNNNNNNNNNNNNNNNNNNNNNNNNNNNTTACCTGGTTTGGATGGTCAAGAAGTTGATACCATATTTAGTTCTCTGAAGCCTGCATTGCAGGTTTGTAAATTGATCTATTGTATTGAACGATTTATTGTTCTTGGTGTGGCTGTGATTTATCTCTTACATGaagatgagtttttttattgaattgtaAGAACGATGGGTATATACTAATATGGATTGTAACTGCAGGATCCTAAGGGCCTAATTCAGAAGAAAGCGTACAAAGTTCTTTCAATCATCTTGAAGGTATTACTTTCCTTGCCTGCCTTAAGATTACAATCTTCGATTTGGGCATGTATATTTATTCCTTTTGTGCATAGCTGACTGGTTCTATATTCACTAAGTGTCTAAATCTTCATCGCCTGGATggcatgataatattttgtttgtccaTAATATATGCTTACCTTATGTTAAACAGTACATCACTGATGTTGTGTCTTAAGGTCCTTGTAAACCAATAAACTCAGCTCTCTCATTTACTAACAAATCTTGACTAATGCGTTTGGTTACAAATGCATCTGGTGCCAGAGTTCTGATGGATTTGTTTCAAAGAACCTCGAGGAGTTGCTTAACCTGATGCACAATCTATGCCATGTCTCTGCCAAGCGCCATAAACTTGATTGTTTATACTTCCTGTTAGCTCATGCATCAAGGACTGTAAGATACTAAAccttatataatttatttgtattatGACTAAATGTATGATGACTATTGTGTAGGTTTTAGAATTATCTGGGGAAGATAGTTATCTTAGATTCTGATGATTTGTTTGCCCGTACAGGATGATTTAAAGGAGAGAAAAGACATTGTTTCTACTTTCCTACCCGAAGTTATACTTGCTTTAAAGGAGGTACGAACCATTGCTTGAAACTGATTGTGTCAAACTATGATCGTATAAATATCATTATTCAGGTCGCTGTTGTTTATGcaggtaaataaaaaaacaagaaccagAGCCTATGACGTGCTTGTTCAGATTGGTCATGCATATGCAGATGAGGAAAATGGTGGAGACAATGAGCAATTGCATGGGTACTTCAATATGGTATGTATAATCTAATCATTGTAATAATATTCTTTCAGGATCTtagtttttcctttttgcatCAAGATTGATTGTAGACCTCTGCTATAAACGTCGCAGGTGGTTGGTTGCTTAGCTGGGGAAAAACCTCAGATGATTAGTGCTGCTGTCAAGGGTGTAGCTCGTTTGACATATGAGTTCTCCGATCTCATAGCTAGTGCTTACAATTTGCTTCCTTCAACATTTCTTCTCCTccagagaaaaaataaagaaattacaAAAGTAAGTAACCTATCTTCCCTTTCAAGAGGCCACATCTTTATGTTGCTGCATGTTAGCCATTCGTCTCACTTGTTTATCAGTGAGACAGACATACTGAACTGTTTTCCTTAAACATACAACCAATCTATTTTTGGAAACAGGCAAATTTAGGCTTGTTGAAGGTTTTGGTGGCTAAATCACCCGTTGAAGGACTACACGCAAACTTAAAAAGCATGGTTGAAGGCTTATTAAAGTGGCCAGAAGGAACGAAAAACCTTTTCAAAGCAAAGGTGTGTTTCTAATACCCACTTTCTATACAGTATGCCCAACATGACATCTTTGGTAACTAAAATGTGAATTTCACATCTCACACAACTTGGACGCACACATTTATACTTGTTGAGCTTTCTAGTGTATATACTTTGTTACTTAGCGGCAGGatatatataggatttgatTCTGCGGATTCTTGCCCCTTTTTGAAGAGTCATGTTGGTATAATTTAGGTGAGGCTTCTGTTGGAGATGCTCATTAAGAAATGTGGCACGGAAGCTGTCAGGTCTGTCATGCCTGAGGAACATATGAAACTCCTGACGAACATACGAAAGGTTAATAATGTTCAAAGTTGTCTACATTGCAGTGCCTCTGTTATGTTATACACTCATACATTTTGTCTTGGTTCATCTCAGATCAAGGAAcgtaaagagaaaaaatatgcAGCTGGTTCTGACATAAGTAAATCGCAGCATTCAAAAGATACTTCATCAAAGTACCTTACCAACTCAATCGACAGATGGTCTCATAGAAGTGTCTGAGTGGTCAAgtactaatttgtttttgaatttgtgtCTTCCAGGGTTAGCCGGTGGAATGATACCAAgatattttctgattttgatgatgaataCGAGGACAGCGATGGAGACGACATGGATGCAGAGTCTCATGGCCGTAGCAAGGCTTCctctttattaaaattcaagGCATCCGTTTTAAGGTTGGTTGTTATTTACACATTTTGGCAATGATCTTGTCTTGCTATGCTTTTGGATCTATAAACTAACATGTTAGCGACGTATTACAGATCCAAGAAAAGTCGGAACCAGAGTCATCTTGAAGTGGATGAGTCGGATGATGAACCGCTTGACTTAATGGATCGGTACAAAACGAGATTAGCTCTTCGGTCAAGTGAATTTCGCAAACGGGAAGATGACTCGGATGAAGAAGCAGAGTTTGATGAGGAAGGGCGGCTAGTCATTCGTGAAGGAGGGAGGGCTAAAAGGAAGGAAATATCTGATGCAGATTCAGATGCCAAAAGTAGCAAAGGTAGCCGTTTCTCTGGAAACTCATCCAGGAAGAACCAAAAGCGGATGAAGACATCAGAGTCTGGATACTCTTACACAGGAAAAGAGTATGCAAGCAAAAAGGCAAGTGGTGATCTTAGGAGGAAAGATAAGGTTGAACCGTATGCATACTGGCCACTTGATCGCAAGATGATGAGCCGTAGACCAGAGCAGCGGGCAGTTGCAGTCAGAGGTATGTCAAGTGTGGTCAAGATGGCAAAGAGGATGGAAGGGAAGAGTACTGCAGAAGCACTTGCAACTACCAAGTTCAAAAAATTCAAGAGGAGTGGTCAAAAGAAATCTGctgggaagaagaaaaacaagtaaacaagtGGCATAGGCTCCTCACCCATGTTTTAAGATATCAGACAAACAATAGCTTATTTAGAAAGCACATTTTTGACTGCTGAAACTTTAAAGACCTTTGTCCATGTCATATTGTAATCAGGTTTTGAATTATGGTTTTCAGAGCTGATACATCAAAGAGAGAAATTTTATCAACGTCAGTTCCGGAttgttcttttcatttgttCCATCTCAACCAGAGTAGTTATGAGCAACATCGGGATACGTCCTTCCCTTATTTATTGAAGACATAATTACTAGCATGACAGTCGCAAATTTTAATACATATTACCCGCATAACTGAGAGACATCATCTACTAGCATGATGCTCGTAACTGTGAGAATGGGCAGGTTGTCCATAGTCTGTCCATGTCAAATTCATTTCTGGGGGACCAGGGTCTATAACCGGAAATGAACTCCTAGAGGATCAGGGTCTACTCGTTAGTAGCATCAATAGAGTTTTGTAACATGTTAAACAAGGATTGAACTCCTAGaggatctttttcttttgtcactAGGGAACTAACACAGCAAGAACATAGTTTTGAAATCAGTTTAAGGTTTGCCTTTGATGTGGGATGATGCTTCCTCTGAATTTTAGCTAAACCATatctttatacttttttttttttttttttttttttttttttttttttaataccaaagTNAGAACACACTGATGATATCCCACAATCACATCATCAACCATCTTTAACGATAAAAAGTAAACACACGCCGCTAATTTTCAATTCACAAACACCGCTCACCCTCagctctttgttctttgttctttgttctttttcttctttcttgataggatctttctttttggttggTTGGTGACCAATTATCTCAAGGCAATCTTGTAGTATAAGCAATGTTCGGAAGCATAATTTTCACTAGAAAAGATAGAACCTATTTTCTTAGTTCTAGAGACTAGAGACTTTGATGCCAATGAGAAATACCCAATCCTTATGCATATATAGTAATAGTCTTAAATTTAGTTCTCAAAGCGagactttgttgcttccaatTACTAGATCACCAACGTAGGACTTAATCAAGTTCTTAAGGAATTTTCTTATAAGTCGATCgaactttatatacaaaatatcgTTTGAAGTTTGTTATTAATGTTTACGAACGGATCGGATATGCATCACTAATTTTTGGCTTAGACACttaaaacaacaattttcaCGTCGTAGTTATATCACAGTCACAACACATATTAGAAATGCATTCTGATGATTTCCTGTAACGATACATCACATACATAAATAAGAGAAACTCGCGTAATTTTCCAGTCTTTAACGTATTTTCCAGTCTTTAACGTATACGAACTCTTCTATGTCTAACACCGCCTAATATTTTTACCAACtagataaaaaaagaacaaaactaccATCCGGACGTAACATGCATTACTTTCATTAATTGGTAACAAAAAGATGCCACCAAGGCACCACCAATGGTGAGATGGCTTCATCTCCCTATAAACTTTTATGGAAGTTCCCACTGTAATAGAGACACGTAGACACATAAGGTCACATGTAATTGTCTACTCTAtagcccttttttttttctttttttctttattgtctCCTTAACCttaaaaagacaataaaaacaCACTAATCCATCAAAACGCGAAGCCCCAAAAGACAAGGATAAGAGAGACAAGTGCTTTGCTCACCCTCTCTGAAACAAAGCAATgatgagagaggagagagaggatACGTTGTCGTGGCCTCTGataggagagaaagagaagagaagtagATTAGTAAAGGAGGAAGTGAAGAAGCAGCTACTCTTGTCTGGGCCACTAATTGCAGTGAGTCTTCTTCAGTTTTCTCTACAAATAATCTCAGTCATGTTCGTAGGACATCTTggctctctatctctctccgCCGCCTCCATTGCCACCTCTTTCGCCTCCGTCACCGGCTTCACATTCCTCGTCAGTTTTATTCTTCTATGAATCCtcctcgctctctctctctctctctctatatatatatatatatcatatcattCTACTCTTTTACTACAAAGTTATTTAgatgaaataatttttattaa
The Camelina sativa cultivar DH55 chromosome 6, Cs, whole genome shotgun sequence genome window above contains:
- the LOC104792189 gene encoding RRP12-like protein, translating into MESLCVDIETRMSLTPSEPDLPVSEDFGEYMRSRLTQSKRPDHEHLCAVIEELSKTLAEDNHSRTPVAYFAATCSSLNSILSGDGQPSLDVVQPHVVILSLVFPKVSAGILSRNGLALRLVLDVLDLESATPECLMSGLKCLVHLLTTVESITGNEFSNSCSILLSFVIHSDGKVRKLANSGLRDVLLKSHGTQAWQSVSGAIAEMFQGCLDLAHHSELGSSEGARGAKQVLYILTTLKECLALMSQQHIATLIEGFQVLMILRDPYITRPVIDSLNALCLNPTADVPVEALVEVLSLAAGLFSGHETSADTMTFTARLLKVGITRTFSINRDLCVVKLPSVFNGLKDILASEHEEAIFAATDALKSLIFSCIDERLIREGVNGIRNSNLNARMSSPTVIEKLCATVESLLDYRFHAVWDMAFQIVSAMFDKLGDDSPYFLRKTLEDLSDMQDLPDEGFPYRKQLHVCVGSAVGAMGPETFLSVVRLNLEASDLSEVKVWLFPILKQYTVGGRLSFFTETIFRMIETMSQKAQQLKLQGLPGASWSVDSLVYSLWALLPSFCNYPVDTVESFADLGRILCGVLQTQAETRGIICASLNILIQQNKEVVEGKEISINEASPAMQRAVARYDSQHAAANLKVLRLCAPKLLDLLSRIFHESGKDDGGSLQSAIGNLASIAEKKTVSKLLFKTLRELLEATKTDIAQDESSVSGMDVDNTTDKNSSSNSRARLFDLLVSLLPGLDGQEVDTIFSSLKPALQDPKGLIQKKAYKVLSIILKSSDGFVSKNLEELLNLMHNLCHVSAKRHKLDCLYFLLAHASRTDDLKERKDIVSTFLPEVILALKEVNKKTRTRAYDVLVQIGHAYADEENGGDNEQLHGYFNMVVGCLAGEKPQMISAAVKGVARLTYEFSDLIASAYNLLPSTFLLLQRKNKEITKANLGLLKVLVAKSPVEGLHANLKSMVEGLLKWPEGTKNLFKAKVRLLLEMLIKKCGTEAVRSVMPEEHMKLLTNIRKIKERKEKKYAAGSDISKSQHSKDTSSKVSRWNDTKIFSDFDDEYEDSDGDDMDAESHGRSKASSLLKFKASVLRSKKSRNQSHLEVDESDDEPLDLMDRYKTRLALRSSEFRKREDDSDEEAEFDEEGRLVIREGGRAKRKEISDADSDAKSSKGSRFSGNSSRKNQKRMKTSESGYSYTGKEYASKKASGDLRRKDKVEPYAYWPLDRKMMSRRPEQRAVAVRGMSSVVKMAKRMEGKSTAEALATTKFKKFKRSGQKKSAGKKKNK